The sequence GCGTGGGCGTCGCCGGGGCGTCCGTGCCCTGGCCGGGCCACACGGCCGTGCCCGTGGCCTGGAACACCGCCTCGCCCGCGAGCGAGAGTATCCAGCCCGCGCGCGGCCGGGGCGAGCCCGGGGCGCAGGCGAGCAGGGGCAGGGTGATGCCGGGCAGGGGACCCTGGACCAGGGCGCAGGTGTCCCCGGCGTCGCAGGCCAGCCCCTCGGGCGCGGTGACGGCGAGCAGGGCGGGCCGCATCTGGGATGTCATGGTCTCTCCTTGGGGGATGAATCCGGTGCGGGGGCGGTCTCGGCGGGCGCCTGGGCCCGGGCCAGGGCCACGCGGGCGAAGGATTCGAGCGCCGCGGAATCGGCCAGGACGCGCTCGTCGGCCACGGGCACGCCCGGGAAGCGGCGGCGCACCTGGCGCGCGAACAGGCCCAGGGAGCGTCCGATCTCGCGGCTCTCCCGCTTGTCCGGCGAGGGGCCCACGCGGTCGTACACCGGGATGGGCGTGACCGCGGCGCAGGTCGGGGACCTGCTCTTGAGCACGAAGGCCGCCGGATTCCTTCCGGCCAGGGCCTCCACCATCTCCAGGATGCGGCCGGTGACGCGGAAGGTGTAGTCCGTGCCGGTGGCGACGCCGATCATCAGGGGCGAGAAGGGCGTGCCGGAAAGGTTGATGGGCTCGCGGGGCACGGGCAGGCCCGCCGCCACCTCGGGGCAGAGCGCCAGGATCTCGAAGTCGCGCGCGAGATATTCCACGAGGCGCGCGGCGTAGACGGGCCGCCCGTCGTACCGCGTCCTCCGCCCGGCGAGGCAGGCGCTCATGACCAAAAGCGGCTGCATGGCTGCCTCAGGCCAGGAGCACGGCCAGGATGCCGGTGATGAAGATGCCGTCGAACGTTCCCGCGCCGCCGATGGAAAGCATGGGGGCCTCCAACTCCTTCATGGTCGCGGGCCGGAGCAGGTGCATCACGTCCGCGCCGATGAGCGTGCCGAGCGAGCCGGAGACGTAGGCCACCGCCGGGGCCTGCGCGGGCGGCGCCAGGGTGATGGCCGCCAGCGCCGTGACCAGGGGCGGCACCAGGATGGGGATGCCGATGCCCACGCCCTGCACCGGCCGGGCGAGCTTGTAGCAGACCGCGCTGACAACGACCACGGCGATGATCAGGGGCAGGGAGACGCCCATGTGCGAGACGAGCCAGGCCGAGAGGAAGCAGGGGATGATGCAGCCGCCCATGTTCACGGCCACGGTCTGGTCCACGAGCGTGCCCTCCTCGCAGCGCATCCAGGGGCCGCGCTGGTGGCGGAACATCAGGGAGAGGTCCGGCTTGCAGACCTTGACCTGGCGCCCGGTGCGGAACAGCGGCAGGTTCACCGCCGCGCCGAAGAGCGTGCCCATGAGCAGCAGGAAGCCCTGGTTCGGGGTCAGGCCGAGCTTGGCGAAGGCGATGGTGATGACACCCACCTGGACGAAGGCGAAGAGAAAGGCCAGAACCAGGAAGAGGACGACCATGAAGACGCCGCCGAGCGGGAGATGGAAGGATGGGCCTCTTTGCATGTCGCCTCGCGGGGTTTGGGTGCGATCAAGTCTTCATCTATAGATCGCTCTTGCGCGCATGGCAAGAAACCGGCACCCTGCGTTCGCCTCACGCACCATTTTCCGGACGAAGGAGCATTCCATGAAGGGCATCATCCTGGCAGGCGGGTCGGGCACGCGGCTCTCCCCCATCACGCGCGGCGTGTGCAAGCAGCTGCTGCCGCTCTACGACAAGCCCATGGTCTACTACCCCCTGTCCGTGCTCATGCTCGCGGGCATCCGGGACATCTGCATCATCTCCACCCCGCAGGACCTGCCGCGCTTCCGGCAGATGTTCGGCACGGGCGAGCGCCTCGGCCTCTCGCTCACCTACATCGAGCAGCCGCGGCCCGAGGGGCTGGCCCAGGCCTTCCTCCTGGCCGAGGAGTTCATCGGGGCCGATCCGGTCTGCCTGGTGCTCGGGGACAACGTCTTCTACGGCCAGGGGCTCTCGAAGAAGCTGCAGGAGTGCGCGCGCCTGGAGAAGGGCGGCCTGGTCTTCGGCTACAAGGTCAAGGACCCGGAGCGCTACGGCGTGGTGGAGTTCGACGCCGCGGGCCGCGCCATCAGCATCGAGGAGAAGCCCGAGCGCCCCAAGTCGCGCTACGCGGTCACGGGGCTCTACTTCTACGACAACTCCGTCGTCTCCATCGCCAAGGGGCTCGCGCCGTCCCCGCGCGGCGAGCTCGAGATCACGGACGTGAACAACGCCTACCTCGCGCGCGGCGAACTGCGCGTGGAGTTCCTGGGCCGGGGCTACGCCTGGCTCGACACCGGCACCTTCGAGTCGCTGCACCAGGCCGCGGGCTTCGTGCAGGTCATCCAGCAGCGCCAGGACCTCGTGGTGGCCTGCATCGAGGAGATCGCCTTCCGCATGGGCTACATCGGCCTCGACCAACTGGAAGAGCTCGGCCGCGAGATGTCCAAGAACACCTACGGGCAATACATCCTCGACGTCGTGCGCGAGGAGCGCAGTTCAGGGCGCTGAAAACGCGCCGTCCGCGGCGTTGCTGCGAAACGTTCAGGCCCTCGCGTAGGTGGACTACGCGAGGGTCTGAACGTTTCTTGCGCCTTGCATCCGGCGCTTTTTGAGCGGCCTGAGGGACTGGGGCGTTTGTGTCGGGGGCGGCCGCTTGGGTCGCCTTTTTCAGTGCAGGAAGAGGGCGACCAGGGGGGCAACGGCGACGCAGGAGAGCCCGGCCAGGACCATGACCAGACCGGCCACGGAGCCTTCCTCCCGGCCCACCTCGCGCGCCTTGGCCACGCCCACGCCGTGCGCGCCCATGCCGAACATCATCCCCCGGGCCAGGGTCGAGCGCAGGGGCAGCAGCTTGCGCAGGCTCTCCCCCACCATGCCCCCGAGAATCCCCGTGACGACCACGCAGACCGCGGTCAGGTCCGGCCTGCCGCCCACGTCGCTGGACGCGGCCATGGCGAAAGGCGTGGTGAAGGAGCGCGGCAGCAGGGTGCGGCAGAGCTCCGGCGAGAGGCTGAGCCAGGTGGCCAGCAGCCACGAGCTGCCCAGCGCCACGGAGCAGCCGACCACGAGCCCCACGGCCAGGATAGGCCAGTGGCGCCGGATCAGCTCGCGCTGCTCGTAGATGGGCAGGGCGAAGGCCACGGTGGTCGGGCCGAGCAGGGTCAGGAGCCAGTGCGTGCCCACCAGGTACTCGCGGTAGCTGGTGTGCAGGAGAAGGGCCGGGACCAGGCAGAAGAGCCAGGAGAGCAGCAGCGGCGAGCTCCACCAGGCCCCGGTGCGGCGGTTCACGGCGCGCGCCGCGAGATAGAAGAGCGGCGTGGCCAGCGCCCAGAACACGGGCAGGGCGACGTGCCAGAGCCCGCTATGCATGGCGGTTCCCCAGGCGGAAGCAGAACTCCACGGCCAGGGCCGTGGTGGTCATGACCGCCACCGTGCCCGCCACGATGACCAGCAGGACCTTGAGGCCCACGAGGCTCATCAGCTCGCGGTGGTCGAGCACGGCCAGGGTGGCGGGGACGAAGAAGAGGATCATGTGGTCGAGCAGGCTCGACGAGCCGCGGCGAAGCCACCCGGCGGGCACGCGGCCCGAGAGGAGCAGGATGAGCAGCGCCGCCATGCCGAGCACGCCGCCGGGCATGGGCAGGGACAGGGCGCTCGCGAGCCG comes from Desulfovibrio sp. X2 and encodes:
- a CDS encoding DUF523 domain-containing protein, producing the protein MQPLLVMSACLAGRRTRYDGRPVYAARLVEYLARDFEILALCPEVAAGLPVPREPINLSGTPFSPLMIGVATGTDYTFRVTGRILEMVEALAGRNPAAFVLKSRSPTCAAVTPIPVYDRVGPSPDKRESREIGRSLGLFARQVRRRFPGVPVADERVLADSAALESFARVALARAQAPAETAPAPDSSPKERP
- a CDS encoding DUF1614 domain-containing protein; this translates as MQRGPSFHLPLGGVFMVVLFLVLAFLFAFVQVGVITIAFAKLGLTPNQGFLLLMGTLFGAAVNLPLFRTGRQVKVCKPDLSLMFRHQRGPWMRCEEGTLVDQTVAVNMGGCIIPCFLSAWLVSHMGVSLPLIIAVVVVSAVCYKLARPVQGVGIGIPILVPPLVTALAAITLAPPAQAPAVAYVSGSLGTLIGADVMHLLRPATMKELEAPMLSIGGAGTFDGIFITGILAVLLA
- the rfbA gene encoding glucose-1-phosphate thymidylyltransferase RfbA, producing MKGIILAGGSGTRLSPITRGVCKQLLPLYDKPMVYYPLSVLMLAGIRDICIISTPQDLPRFRQMFGTGERLGLSLTYIEQPRPEGLAQAFLLAEEFIGADPVCLVLGDNVFYGQGLSKKLQECARLEKGGLVFGYKVKDPERYGVVEFDAAGRAISIEEKPERPKSRYAVTGLYFYDNSVVSIAKGLAPSPRGELEITDVNNAYLARGELRVEFLGRGYAWLDTGTFESLHQAAGFVQVIQQRQDLVVACIEEIAFRMGYIGLDQLEELGREMSKNTYGQYILDVVREERSSGR
- a CDS encoding LrgB family protein, translated to MHSGLWHVALPVFWALATPLFYLAARAVNRRTGAWWSSPLLLSWLFCLVPALLLHTSYREYLVGTHWLLTLLGPTTVAFALPIYEQRELIRRHWPILAVGLVVGCSVALGSSWLLATWLSLSPELCRTLLPRSFTTPFAMAASSDVGGRPDLTAVCVVVTGILGGMVGESLRKLLPLRSTLARGMMFGMGAHGVGVAKAREVGREEGSVAGLVMVLAGLSCVAVAPLVALFLH
- a CDS encoding CidA/LrgA family protein, producing MSFTSLKLSGRRALHRSRWLQIGVLSAIWWPFDRLASALSLPMPGGVLGMAALLILLLSGRVPAGWLRRGSSSLLDHMILFFVPATLAVLDHRELMSLVGLKVLLVIVAGTVAVMTTTALAVEFCFRLGNRHA